One window of the Acinonyx jubatus isolate Ajub_Pintada_27869175 chromosome A2, VMU_Ajub_asm_v1.0, whole genome shotgun sequence genome contains the following:
- the LOC106970417 gene encoding serine protease 58-like, with the protein MNCILLTLLMVTGGVSFVSEDIEGLNHLLYLFYLNSSYRSCVGTLIAPQWVLTAAHCFLPDLWVIFHDSSANLRDFHGEILPYEKIIIHPNFTATSPKNDLMLIKLSVPFTFFSTNMFQLPTLKNAVKDCLIHTWLQTKDFVGNSHSKLQSVTAQLNFNVNCKKILGEKLLEGMFCMGPMLGSQDHCQVVTAAPAICGGELQGILSWETGCILTGYIVVFTDLHSYVPWIKNIISTK; encoded by the exons gtgGTGTTTCATTTGTTAGTGAAGACATAGAAGGGTTAAATCACCTTCTCTACTTATTTTACCTGAATTCCAGTTATCGGTCCTGTGTGGGGACTCTGATTGCCCCTCAGTGGGTGTTGACGGCTGCACACTGCTTCTTACC agaTCTTTGGGTCATCTTTCATGATAGTTCCGCAAATCTTCGAGACTTTCATGGGGAGATTTTACCTTATGAGAAGATCATTATTCACCCAAACTTCACTGCCACCTCTCCTAAAAATGACCTCATGCTGATAAAGTTGTCTGTACCTTTCACTTTCTTCTCCACCAATATGTTTCAGTTGCCTACTCTCAAGAATGCAGTTAAAGATTGCTTGATTCACACCTGGTTACAGACTAAAGACTTTGTTG GAAATTCACATAGTAAGCTGCAAAGTGTCACGGCTCAATTGAACTTTAATGTAAACTGCAAAAAAATACTGGGTGAAAAACTTCTTGAAGGCATGTTCTGTATGGGACCCATGCTAGGAAGTCAGGATCACTGCCAG GTGGTCACAGCTGCACCAGCCATATGTGGCGGTGAATTACAAGGGATTTTGTCTTGGGAAACCGGATGTATTCTAACAGGATACATTGTTGTCTTCACTGACCTACACAGCTACGTGCCATGGATCAAGAACATTATTTCTACAAAATAA